From one Trifolium pratense cultivar HEN17-A07 linkage group LG1, ARS_RC_1.1, whole genome shotgun sequence genomic stretch:
- the LOC123908656 gene encoding FCS-Like Zinc finger 8-like isoform X1, translating into MDDSGSKKITSSFFNSSNLFTNFTPKGCFHHETESTMMSPTSILDNKPFSVFKKNPFWSETNSPKTQHVHKLESKVVGLGLVDVLVDEKNNEVNSKPENRTVLFGSQLKIQIPPFLPTSSTFSSSSESSPLSRGDFSIKTGNSHLGFSSGSFSLSPVGKSSSGVCTNSVLETETETSNSSTNGVFKGCLSASEMELSEDYTRVISHGPNPRTTHIFDNCIIESSCFDVGFSVSVQENEYCYPSVNFLSKCFHCKKNLEQGEDIFMYSGYCRGEMAFCSNECRSEGMLLEEGKLKLEAKDV; encoded by the exons ATGGATGATTCTGGTTCAAAGAAAATCACTTCTTCTTTCTTCAATTCTTCAAACTTGTTCACTAATTTCACACCAAAAGGTTGTTTTCATCATGAAACTGAATCAACTATGATGAGTCCTACTTCAATTCTTGATAACAAGCCTTTTTCTGTCTTCAAGAAGAATCCTTTTTGGTCTGAAACAAACAGTCCTAAAACACAACATGTTCACAAATTGGAGTCAAAAGTTGTTGGTCTTGGTTTAGTTGATGTTCTTGTAGATGAAAAAAACAATGAAGTGAATTCAAAACCAGAAAACAGAACTGTTCTGTTTGGATCTCAGTTAAAGATTCAGATTCCACCTTTTTTACCAACAagttcaactttttcttcttcatctgaATCATCACCTTTATCTAGAGGTGATTTCAGTATCAAGACAGGAAATTCTCATTTGGGTTTTTCTTCTGGAAGCTTTTCACTTTCTCCTGTTGGAAAATCTTCATCTGGGGTGTGTACTAATTCTGTTCTTGAAACTGAAACTGAAACTTCAAATTCTTCTACTAATGGAGTTTTCAAAGGGTGTCTTTCTGCAAGTGAAATGGAACTTTCAGAGGATTATACTCGTGTGATTTCTCATGGACCAAATCCAAGAACAACTCACatatttgataattgtataATTGAGAGTAGTTGTTTTGATGTTGGATTCTCTGTTTCTGTTCAAGAGAATGAGTATTGTTATCCTTCTGTGAACTTTCTGAGTAAATGTTTTCATTGCAAGAAGAATCTTGAGCAGGGTGAAGACATCTTCATGTACAG tggttaTTGTAGGGGTGAGATGGCATTTTGCAGCAATGAATGTCGTTCCGAGGGGATGCTGTTGGAGGAAGGGAAGCTCAAGTTGGAAGCCAAGGATGTTTAA
- the LOC123902594 gene encoding uncharacterized protein LOC123902594, whose amino-acid sequence MILSSIANKTLIFLLIFFVLQFQSSASLNMKIHPVPRKRNITIQFGTDGGNPSSEAQALLGISGKKLRRLPHVFSRVLELPFRSDADVAVEEAPDCFRFVAETDGIGEVRTHTVEIHPGVVKIVVRDGESLELSLDQLELDMWRFRLPDSTLPELASAVFVDGELIVTVPKGHDLQNVEGGDNGRGMGGGRLVLVQ is encoded by the coding sequence ATGATTCTTTCTTCAATCGCAAACAAAACTTTAATCTTTCTATTAATCTTCTTCGTGCTTCAATTTCAATCCTCTGCATCGTTAAACATGAAGATTCACCCTGTTCCTCGAAAACGCAACATCACAATCCAATTTGGAACCGACGGTGGAAACCCTTCATCGGAGGCACAAGCTTTGTTAGGAATCTCCGGGAAGAAATTACGGCGTCTTCCACACGTTTTCAGCCGTGTATTGGAACTTCCGTTTCGATCGGATGCTGACGTGGCGGTGGAGGAAGCGCCTGATTGTTTTCGTTTTGTTGCGGAGACGGATGGAATTGGAGAGGTGAGGACTCATACGGTTGAGATCCATCCTGGTGTGGTTAAGATCGTGGTTAGAGATGGTGAATCTTTGGAATTATCGCTTGATCAGTTAGAGCTTGATATGTGGAGGTTTCGTTTGCCTGATTCCACGTTACCGGAGCTTGCTAGCGCGGTGTTTGTTGACGGGGAATTGATTGTTACCGTTCCGAAAGGTCATGATCTGCAGAATGTTGAAGGTGGTGATAATGGTAGAGGTATGGGTGGTGGtagacttgttcttgtacaGTGA
- the LOC123908656 gene encoding FCS-Like Zinc finger 8-like isoform X2 has product MDDSGSKKITSSFFNSSNLFTNFTPKGCFHHETESTMMSPTSILDNKPFSVFKKNPFWSETNSPKTQHVHKLESKVVGLGLVDVLVDEKNNEVNSKPENRTVLFGSQLKIQIPPFLPTSSTFSSSSESSPLSRGDFSIKTGNSHLGFSSGSFSLSPVGKSSSGVCTNSVLETETETSNSSTNGVFKGCLSASEMELSEDYTRVISHGPNPRTTHIFDNCIIESSCFDVGFSVSVQENEYCYPSVNFLSKCFHCKKNLEQGEDIFMYRGEMAFCSNECRSEGMLLEEGKLKLEAKDV; this is encoded by the exons ATGGATGATTCTGGTTCAAAGAAAATCACTTCTTCTTTCTTCAATTCTTCAAACTTGTTCACTAATTTCACACCAAAAGGTTGTTTTCATCATGAAACTGAATCAACTATGATGAGTCCTACTTCAATTCTTGATAACAAGCCTTTTTCTGTCTTCAAGAAGAATCCTTTTTGGTCTGAAACAAACAGTCCTAAAACACAACATGTTCACAAATTGGAGTCAAAAGTTGTTGGTCTTGGTTTAGTTGATGTTCTTGTAGATGAAAAAAACAATGAAGTGAATTCAAAACCAGAAAACAGAACTGTTCTGTTTGGATCTCAGTTAAAGATTCAGATTCCACCTTTTTTACCAACAagttcaactttttcttcttcatctgaATCATCACCTTTATCTAGAGGTGATTTCAGTATCAAGACAGGAAATTCTCATTTGGGTTTTTCTTCTGGAAGCTTTTCACTTTCTCCTGTTGGAAAATCTTCATCTGGGGTGTGTACTAATTCTGTTCTTGAAACTGAAACTGAAACTTCAAATTCTTCTACTAATGGAGTTTTCAAAGGGTGTCTTTCTGCAAGTGAAATGGAACTTTCAGAGGATTATACTCGTGTGATTTCTCATGGACCAAATCCAAGAACAACTCACatatttgataattgtataATTGAGAGTAGTTGTTTTGATGTTGGATTCTCTGTTTCTGTTCAAGAGAATGAGTATTGTTATCCTTCTGTGAACTTTCTGAGTAAATGTTTTCATTGCAAGAAGAATCTTGAGCAGGGTGAAGACATCTTCATGTACAG GGGTGAGATGGCATTTTGCAGCAATGAATGTCGTTCCGAGGGGATGCTGTTGGAGGAAGGGAAGCTCAAGTTGGAAGCCAAGGATGTTTAA
- the LOC123908647 gene encoding folate-biopterin transporter 1, chloroplastic isoform X2: MTCISNILSLIPLLPSKFPNFCTSNIRPTPIVARSPQYRRKTHRNPPGTEMSGIVPRSASAFRLSTDDDSDSLLGSRTGAGKDDTLITETDLEASSTSKTALRKKKYGTLYGIDLSPDTVAVAMVYFVQGVLGLARLAVSFYLKDDLHLDPAEAAVISGISAFPWLVKPLYGFISDSIPLFGYRRRSYLVLSGLLGALSWSLMATFVDSKYSAAICILLGSLSVAFSDVVVDSMVVERARGESQSTSGSLQSLCWGSSAFGGIVSSYFSGSLLDAYGVRFVFGVTALLPLLTSAVAVLVKEQPMLGTARGQTFSFAGPEFLESSKESIIQLWDSVRQPSIFLPTLFIFLWQATPQSDSAMFYFNTNSLGFTPEFLGRVKLVTSIASLLGVGLYNGFLKNVPLRKIFLGTTILGSALGMTQVLLVTGLNRKFGISDEWFAIGDSLILTVLSQASFMPVLVLAARLCPEGMEATLFATLMSVSNGGSVLGGLIGAGLTQVFGVTKDRFDNLAALIILCNLSSLLPLPLLGLLPGDNPDANLKDDSETEMKSN; encoded by the exons atGACTTGTATTAGTAATATTTTGTCATTAATACCGTTACTACCCTCCAAATTTCCCAATTTCTGCACCTCTAACATACGCCCCACACCGATCGTCGCTCGTTCACCGCAATACCGCCGGAAAACTCATCGGAACCCGCCGGGAACTGAAATGTCCGGCATCGTTCCGAGATCGGCATCTGCTTTCCGACTTAGCACCGATGATGATAGCGACTCATTATTGGGTTCTCGAACCG GTGCAGGAAAAGACGATACGTTAATAACAGAGACAGATCTAGAGGCTTCCTCCACTAGTAAAACTGCTCTTCGGAAGAAGAAATATGGTACATTGTATGGGATTGATCTATCCCCAGATACTGTTGCTGTTGCGATGGTATACTTTGTTCAAGGTGTTTTAGGACTTGCAAGGTTGGCTGTTAGCTTTTATTTAAAGGATGATTTGCATCTGGATCCTGCTGAG GCAGCTGTGATTTCTGGTATTTCTGCGTTTCCATGGCTCGTCAAACCACTGTATGGTTTTATTAG CGATTCTATCCCCCTTTTTGGTTATCGGAGAAGGTCATACCTAGTTTTATCAGGGCTGCTTGGTGCACTCTCAtggagtctgatggctacttttgtgGACAGCAAATATAGTGCTGCTATTTGCATACTCCTTGGATCTCTCTCTGTTGCTTTCTCGGATGTT GTTGTAGATTCAATGGTCGTGGAAAGGGCGCGCGGTGAGTCACAAAGCACTTCGGGATCTCTTCAGTCTTTATGTTGGGGTTCGTCAGCTTTTGGTGGAATTGTGAGCTCCTATTTCAGTGGGTCTTTGCTGGATGCATATGGAGTAAG GTTTGTTTTTGGTGTCACAGCATTGCTTCCACTACTGACATCTGCTGTTGCTGTTCTTGTAAAAGAACAACCTATGCTTGGTACAGCAAGAGGGCAAACATTTTCATTTGCCGGGCCCGAGTTTTTGGAAAGTTCAAAAGAGAGCATTATTCAGCTATGGGATTCTGTACGACAGCCCAGTATTTTTCTTCCCACCCTGTTTATTTTCTTGTGGCAAGCAACCCCACAGTCTGACTCTGCTATGTTCTACTTTAA CACAAATTCTCTTGGTTTTACCCCCGAGTTTTTAGGACGTGTCAAGCTTGTTACCTCAATTGCATCCCTGCTCGGTGTTGGACTTTATAATGGATTTCTGAAGAATGTTCCTTTGCGGAAAATATTTCTTGGGACTACCATTTTAGGTTCCGCTCTTGGGATGACTCAG GTTCTCCTGGTCACCGGACTAAACCGGAAGTTTGGAATAAGTGATGAGTGGTTTGCTATTGGCGATTCGCTAATTCTCACTGTTTTGAGTCAG GCTTCTTTTATGCCAGTTCTTGTGCTAGCAGCAAGATTATGTCCAGAGGGGATGGAGGCAACTCTTTTTGCAACTCTCATGTCGGTATCTAACGGAGGGAGTGTTCTTGGGGGATTGATAGGTGCAGGCCTGACTCAAGTATTTGGTGTCACCAAAGACAGATTTGATAACTTGGCAGCTTTGATAATCCTCTGTAATCTTAGCTCATTATTGCCTCTGCCACTTCTTGGTCTTCTCCCCGGGGACAATCCTGATGCAAATCTAAAGGATGATTCTGAAACTGAGATGAAGTCTAATTGA
- the LOC123908647 gene encoding folate-biopterin transporter 1, chloroplastic isoform X1 has product MTCISNILSLIPLLPSKFPNFCTSNIRPTPIVARSPQYRRKTHRNPPGTEMSGIVPRSASAFRLSTDDDSDSLLGSRTDFVAGAGKDDTLITETDLEASSTSKTALRKKKYGTLYGIDLSPDTVAVAMVYFVQGVLGLARLAVSFYLKDDLHLDPAEAAVISGISAFPWLVKPLYGFISDSIPLFGYRRRSYLVLSGLLGALSWSLMATFVDSKYSAAICILLGSLSVAFSDVVVDSMVVERARGESQSTSGSLQSLCWGSSAFGGIVSSYFSGSLLDAYGVRFVFGVTALLPLLTSAVAVLVKEQPMLGTARGQTFSFAGPEFLESSKESIIQLWDSVRQPSIFLPTLFIFLWQATPQSDSAMFYFNTNSLGFTPEFLGRVKLVTSIASLLGVGLYNGFLKNVPLRKIFLGTTILGSALGMTQVLLVTGLNRKFGISDEWFAIGDSLILTVLSQASFMPVLVLAARLCPEGMEATLFATLMSVSNGGSVLGGLIGAGLTQVFGVTKDRFDNLAALIILCNLSSLLPLPLLGLLPGDNPDANLKDDSETEMKSN; this is encoded by the exons atGACTTGTATTAGTAATATTTTGTCATTAATACCGTTACTACCCTCCAAATTTCCCAATTTCTGCACCTCTAACATACGCCCCACACCGATCGTCGCTCGTTCACCGCAATACCGCCGGAAAACTCATCGGAACCCGCCGGGAACTGAAATGTCCGGCATCGTTCCGAGATCGGCATCTGCTTTCCGACTTAGCACCGATGATGATAGCGACTCATTATTGGGTTCTCGAACCG ATTTTGTGGCAGGTGCAGGAAAAGACGATACGTTAATAACAGAGACAGATCTAGAGGCTTCCTCCACTAGTAAAACTGCTCTTCGGAAGAAGAAATATGGTACATTGTATGGGATTGATCTATCCCCAGATACTGTTGCTGTTGCGATGGTATACTTTGTTCAAGGTGTTTTAGGACTTGCAAGGTTGGCTGTTAGCTTTTATTTAAAGGATGATTTGCATCTGGATCCTGCTGAG GCAGCTGTGATTTCTGGTATTTCTGCGTTTCCATGGCTCGTCAAACCACTGTATGGTTTTATTAG CGATTCTATCCCCCTTTTTGGTTATCGGAGAAGGTCATACCTAGTTTTATCAGGGCTGCTTGGTGCACTCTCAtggagtctgatggctacttttgtgGACAGCAAATATAGTGCTGCTATTTGCATACTCCTTGGATCTCTCTCTGTTGCTTTCTCGGATGTT GTTGTAGATTCAATGGTCGTGGAAAGGGCGCGCGGTGAGTCACAAAGCACTTCGGGATCTCTTCAGTCTTTATGTTGGGGTTCGTCAGCTTTTGGTGGAATTGTGAGCTCCTATTTCAGTGGGTCTTTGCTGGATGCATATGGAGTAAG GTTTGTTTTTGGTGTCACAGCATTGCTTCCACTACTGACATCTGCTGTTGCTGTTCTTGTAAAAGAACAACCTATGCTTGGTACAGCAAGAGGGCAAACATTTTCATTTGCCGGGCCCGAGTTTTTGGAAAGTTCAAAAGAGAGCATTATTCAGCTATGGGATTCTGTACGACAGCCCAGTATTTTTCTTCCCACCCTGTTTATTTTCTTGTGGCAAGCAACCCCACAGTCTGACTCTGCTATGTTCTACTTTAA CACAAATTCTCTTGGTTTTACCCCCGAGTTTTTAGGACGTGTCAAGCTTGTTACCTCAATTGCATCCCTGCTCGGTGTTGGACTTTATAATGGATTTCTGAAGAATGTTCCTTTGCGGAAAATATTTCTTGGGACTACCATTTTAGGTTCCGCTCTTGGGATGACTCAG GTTCTCCTGGTCACCGGACTAAACCGGAAGTTTGGAATAAGTGATGAGTGGTTTGCTATTGGCGATTCGCTAATTCTCACTGTTTTGAGTCAG GCTTCTTTTATGCCAGTTCTTGTGCTAGCAGCAAGATTATGTCCAGAGGGGATGGAGGCAACTCTTTTTGCAACTCTCATGTCGGTATCTAACGGAGGGAGTGTTCTTGGGGGATTGATAGGTGCAGGCCTGACTCAAGTATTTGGTGTCACCAAAGACAGATTTGATAACTTGGCAGCTTTGATAATCCTCTGTAATCTTAGCTCATTATTGCCTCTGCCACTTCTTGGTCTTCTCCCCGGGGACAATCCTGATGCAAATCTAAAGGATGATTCTGAAACTGAGATGAAGTCTAATTGA
- the LOC123922939 gene encoding uncharacterized protein LOC123922939, which yields MEIESAKCECCGLKEDCTQDYITDVKSKFGGKWLCGLCSEAVRDEVMSGGKKAWDMDEAVKAHMSFCRKFKSNPAVRVAEGMRQMLRRRSISIESSPSSSSSSSTSSSPSSKKYSRSTSTSQVGDSSTFSLY from the coding sequence ATGGAAATTGAATCAGCAAAGTGTGAATGTTGTGGCTTGAAAGAAGATTGCACTCAAGACTATATAACAGATGTGAAATCCAAATTTGGTGGAAAATGGTTATGTGGGTTGTGTTCAGAAGCAGTGAGAGATGAAGTAATGAGTGGAGGAAAAAAAGCATGGGACATGGATGAAGCTGTGAAAGCTCACATGTCATTTTGTAGAAAATTCAAATCTAACCCTGCTGTTAGAGTAGCAGAAGGTATGAGACAGATGCTAAGAAGAAGATCAATATCAATTgaatcatcaccatcatcatcatcatcatcatcaacatcatcttCACCTTCATCAAAGAAGTATTCAAGATCAACAAGCACTTCTCAAGTTGGAGATTCATCTACTTTCTCTTTGTACTAA
- the LOC123902727 gene encoding uncharacterized protein LOC123902727: MRIHIQQSMTKSKSSSNEEENSCYYPGCKKNANCNCEFCIASINATLDLIPNSTLTKFSSSKPNNLNNNNHSPISIDSSFLSTPETISRCITPPSTPIIKSSAKSNHVQRIERKNKGKKRSFYSGIGVLSVVIMVLGFLFFADIVLSKVVSVVFQPYFSPDVVKRVGEKCHEFQDLNGKLRFLQKELGNFVHGKVSNCSFTDSSWEINQDGLLLNSRCKLYKSAMEEVSIWGWPLQTAGMLTTGLSFRTLTILSGRVTEWNGGQVSYLIRKANTSWTQPKWGASVVQLDSNTWVLEYQRSSIVDGKGLFSAAFDFLKYRISRNIGKMKKNFWQFAVFFEDNRRYNWFATTNYGSKTPT, translated from the exons ATGAGAATCCACATTCAACAATCAATGACAAAATCAAAATCTAGCAGCAATGAAGAAGAAAACAGCTGCTACTACCCTGGTTGCAAGAAAAATGCTAATTGTAACTGTGAATTTTGCATTGCAAGCATCAATGCAACCCTTGATCTCATACCCAATTCCACCTTAACCAAATTCTCTTCTTCCAAACCCAACaatcttaataataataaccactCTCCAATCTCCATTGATTCTTCCTTTTTATCCACACCCGAAACCATTTCTCGTTGTATAACACCGCCATCCACTCCTATCATCAAATCAAGTGCTAAATCAAATCATGTTCAgagaattgaaagaaagaacaaGGGAAAAAAGAGGTCTTTTTATTCTGGTATTGGTGTCTTGAGTGTTGTGATTatggttttagggtttttgttctTTGCAGACATTGTTTTGTCAAAGGTTGTTTCTGTGGTTTTTCAACCTTATTTTTCTCCGGATGTAGTCAAAAGGGTTGGTGAGAAATGTCATGAATTTCAAGATTTGAATGGAAAGTTGAGATTTTTGCAGAAAGAATTGGGAAATTTTGTTCATGGAAAAGTTTCAAACTGCAGCTTTACTGATAGCTCATGGGAAATCAACCAG GATGGTCTATTATTGAATTCAAGGTGCAAATTGTACAAATCAGCAATGGAGGAGGTTTCAATTTGGGGGTGGCCTCTACAAACAGCTGGAATGCTCACAACTGGGTTGTCTTTTCGTACACTCACTATCCTATCAGGAAGAGTTACAGAG TGGAATGGAGGTCAAGTTAGCTATTTGATTCGAAAGGCAAATACTTCATGGACACAACCAAAATGGGGTGCCTCAGTAGTTCAATTAGACTCTAATACTTGGGTTCTTGAATATCAAAGGAGCTCTATTGTTGATGGTAAAGGACTGTTTTCTGCAGCATTTGATTTCCTCAAATATAGGATTTCAAGGAACATTGGCaagatgaagaaaaatttcTGGCAATTTGCTGTATTTTTTGAAGATAATCGTCGATATAATTGGTTCGCGACAACAAACTACGGGTCTAAAACTCCAACTTGA